The genome window ACAGCCCCTGGACGGGCGCCGTGCAGCGTCTGCTCTACGTCTCGCTGACGGTCTGGCTGCTGCTCGTGTGCCGCACGGGGGGACGCGCCAGCGAGCGAGGCGGCGCTCCCAACGCGAGCGCGGATTCCCGATCGGACCGCGCGTGACGGTGATGCCCGGAGGCACGCAGGTCACCCTTCGTGTGGCACGCGGCCGCCGACCAGGTAGACGATCGGACCGATCCCAAGGTAGTTGACGGCGATGGCCAGCGCCCACAGCCACTTGTTGCCGCCCCGCACCTCGTCGCTGGGACGCCGCACGAGGTCGCGCATGGCGACGATCAGCAGACCGGTCTGCAGGCACGCCCTGATGACGATGCCCACACGCTGGCGGCTCGTGCGGTCCTGCCACCCCCGCTTCCCGCGAGGCAGCACGATGCCCCATGACGTCAGCGCACCGGTGCGTTCGCTCATCGCTGCTCCTTCATGGTGACGGGGTCGATGCGAGCCCCGCGTGTGCCAGCCAGCGGCGGGCCAGGTCCGCGGGGTCTTCCCGGTGAACGTCGATGGCGCGCACGAGGCCCGCCAGGTCTGCCGTGGTGAGCTGGCGGGTCAGGCGATCCAGGCGACCACGCAGTTGGGGTCCGAACGCCTCGAGCACGTCCTGTCGTAGGACAGGGGTGAGGTTCTCGGCCGGCTGCAGGCCGCGGTCGTCTGCCAGGAACACGACATCCGGGCCGATCACCGACCTTTCACCGGTGAACAGGACCGCGACGTCGATCTCTCCGCTCTCCAACGCCGCGAGGGTCAGCGGTCCTCCGACGTCGAGCGGAGTGAACCGCTGGAACCGCAGGCCGTACACATCCGCGTACCCGACCATGCACAACGGGCGCGTCGGGCACTCCGGCGGCCCGCCGAGCACCATGGTCGACGCCACCGGCCGCAGGTCGCTGACGGTGGACAGCCGATGCCGCGCCGCCGTCTCCGGAAGGACGGCCAGGGCGTTCTGGTTCTGTGCGGGGGCCGCCGCGAGGACTGCGACGCCGCGTTCGGCGAAGGCCGCCCGCAGGCGCCGGTGGGTGACCGCCGGATCTGCGCTCGCCAGCATGGGGTCGCCGGTGAGGAACTGCAGCGCCGTGCCGGCGTACTCGGGAACGAGGTCCACGAGGCCCTGCTCGAGCGCGGGCTCGATGAGCTCACGCGGCGCCCCGCCGGGGAGGCGTTCGGTGGGGTATCCCCAGGCGTCGAGCGCCTGCGCGTAGATCTCGCTGACCAGGCGGCTCTCGGTGAAGTCGAACGAGGCGACGACGATCGAACCACCCGGTTCGCGGGATGGCGTGACGACCGGCCGGGACGCCGTGTCGGTGCACCCGGCGACGCACGCGATCGCCAGCACGACGATCACCAGGCGCCGCATCACCGGTCGCAGGGCACGTCGGTCCCGCTGCCCTCGTCGCACCCGTCGAACGCGACGTCGCGCAGCCGCTCGACCTCGGTGCGGGGCATGAACGTCCAGGTCTGCGAGGCCTCGTGCACGAAGCTCAGCCAGCGGTCATCCCGCGCGTCGAACCGGTAGGTGACGCACCCACCGTCGAAGAGGTAGAAGCGATCACCGGCGTAGCCGTTCGCGACCCGTCCCACCCGTTCGAGCCGTCGCGTCCCGGGTTCGTCGGTGGGCACAGCAACGGCTCCGGCGGTGTCGCACTCCCGCGTGAACTGGACCTCGAGACGCTGCGGCGGGCGGTCGTCGTCGTTCGGCCAGTTACCGACGAAGGTCAGCCTCGACGAGGAGCTGTCGATCCGCATGCTGTCCATGTACAGGTCGGAGGGCAGCGCCTCGGCGTCGATGCACGGCACGAGCTCGGCCTCGGGGATCGACTGCGCCATGAGGAAGGTGGCCTTCGCACCGACCTCGCCACACTTCGGCATGCGCAGGCTGACCACGTCCTCGGCGCCGCACCCCGCCCCGACCAGTGCGAAGATGACGACCACGACGATTCGCCGCGCCCTCACAGCAGCCCCCCCTCACGCAGGCTGTCGATAAGCGCCGCCGTGACCATGACACCGCCGACAAGCACGGCGATCGTCAGGCCGATCCGACGAATGCTCCAGCGCTGCACCCGGATGCGCGGACGCGGCGGCGCGAGGGCGCGGAACTGCGCCAGCAGGTCACGCCCGTCCGCGCGCATCATCCGGTGCAGCGACGGCCGCGTCGCCTCGGACGTCGCCGCGAACGCCTCGGCGACGTCCTCCGGCGTGAAATACCGCAGGGCGTGGCGGTACACCGTCTCCGCGTCCGTCCGCAGCGCGAGCACGATCATCATCGCCGCCAGGTCCACGGCCTGACGCCACGGGCTCGGCCTGATCTGGCCGAAGAAGACGTCGATCAGCGCCACCCGACCGTCGGGACGCACGAGCACGTTGGCGGGCTTAATGTCGCGGTGCGCCAGGCCGGCGTCCCAGAGCGTGCGCACCACCTGCAGCGCGTCGGCGACGGTGGTGTCGGTGATCTCGGCGTCGCCGCTCTCCCGGGCATCCGCGATGAACTCCGTGACCAGCAGGTACTCGCGCTCCGGGGTCAGCTCGACGAACCCGTGCGGCGCGGCGACCGGCAGTCCAGCGTCGCGCATGACACGGAGCATGTAGTCCTCCTGCTGGACGAGCCGGCGCACCGTCGAGAAGGGTCGCTCGTCCTCGAGCCGCCCATAGCGCAGGGTGCGCCCCAGCTTGTACCAGCGGTCCGCACGCATGTGGCTGGCCGCGTACAGCTTGCCGAACACAACGGTCCCGTCATCGAGCACGATCCGCAGCGGCGTCGACCCGAACGACTCGGTCAGGTTGAACGGCGCGACCTCGCGCGCGGTCATGCCCAGCTGGTCCTGCAGTGCCGCGCGGATCGCGTGCAGCCGGCGTTCGTCGATCGTCAGGTGCGCGGCCCGGCCCCGGCGGTACACCAGCGGGAACAGCTCGTTCGGGACGAACACCCGGAACGCGACGAGCGGGATCGTCACACCGACCACCACCGCCACGATGATCGCCGACGGGTAGTCGACAGCGAGGTAGAGCCGTGCGACGGCCAGCACCACGATGGGAACGATGATCGCCCGCTTCGTCAGGTTCCGAACGGGCCCGTGCGGGGCCAGCGTGTAGACCATCGCGACCATCGTGAAGGCGAACAGCCCCACCGGCTTCGACGGATGAGAGAACCCCTGCCACACGCCCAGGATCTCCACGCCCACAGGTCGCTCCCGGCCGATCAGGACCACGAGCGCATCCATCAGCTCGTCGAGGAAGGCGAACCCCATGAGCAGGACGAACAGGTGGCGCCACCTGCGGAAGACCACCAACACCAGGATCGTCGCCCACAGGAGGGGGCGGATCAGCATGGACGAGCCAAGGGTCTGCACGCCCCGCATGACCGGCGTGAGCGCCTCGACCCGCAGGCGGGCCACCCCTCGGAGCAGCGCCTCGTCAACGCCCGTCATGACGGCGGCGGCCGGCGGGAAGAACCAGACGAGCGCGCCGGGAAGCAGGACGATGGCCAGGATAAGCCACGCCATGCCACTGGTCGACAGGGCGCCGCGCGGCAGCGGCGCCGGCTCGCCAGACGGTCGGCGGCGTCGCCGTCGCGGCGCCGCGACCGGCGTCGCCGCGGCGGCGTCGGAATCCGCCGACGTCATGGTCCCTCACCGGCCGACGCCACGACATCCCTGCCGCGGACCGGACGGCCGGGGCCGGCACGCCACCACACGTAGCACGCGACCCCGATCGGGACCTGGACGAACAGCGTGAGGACCCGGTAGATCAGGACTGCCGCCACGACGGGCGCCTCCGGCCCGCCCGCCACGACGAGCCCGGCCGTCAACGCGAGCTCGACGACCCCGAGGCCGCCCGGCGTCACCGGCAGCGCCGTGACCAGTCGCGTGAGGGCGAAGACCGACAGCACCTGCGCCCACCCGACCATCGCATCGGAGACATCCATGTGCCGCAGCGCCAGCAGCAGCACGATGTACAGCGACAGGTGGCTGACGACGGTCGCCAGCGTGAGCACGTGCCACCGGTGACGCAGCAGCCCGATCGTCTGGTGTCGAAACTGGACGAAGGTGTCGCTCCAGGGTGCGCCCTGATCGCGGCGGAGGGCTCGCAGCAGCGGACGCGCCAGGCGCTGCATGCGGTCGCCGACCCTCGTGGCGAGGCGATCGCTGCGGAGCACCAGCGCGAAGACCGTCACCGCGAGGGCGAGCGTGCCGAGACCGGCCGCCGCTGCGATCAGCTCAGCGGTCGTGGAGTCACCCATGAGCGCGAGGATGGCCAGCGCCACGACCGGCAGCCCGAGCTTGACGAAGTTGTTCCAGATGCCGGTCAGCACCGTCGCGAGACCGATCTCGGCTCCGGAGTGGCCCAGCGACGAGTACATCGCGTAGGTCATCCCGACGCCGAGCGCGCTGCCGGCGGGCAGCGTCGCGGCCACGGCGGTCGACGACTGACCGACGATGAACGCATCCCGGTACGTCAGGCCAGGCATCGCGGCCATCATCACGAACAGGTAGGTGGCGATGTTCCAGGCCGCCGCGACCGAGAGCGTCAGCAGCTCCAGCCAGGTCATGTCGACGATCGCCGCCCACACCTGCGACCAGTCGACCAGCGTACGCGAGGCCCACACGATCGCGACCACGACGGCAGCAGACGCGAGCGTGCGTGCCCAGCTGGGAATCCGCCACCGTCGCCGGTCCGCCGCACGATGGCCGGCCGTGGGTGGGGCGGCTGTCCGGTCTGGGTCGTCAACGCGGTCGACCGCCGCCGCGTCATCACGCATGGCCACGGCGCTCCGCTCTCCTGGCGTCCGTCATGGTGCGTGACCTGCCGGCCCGCACGATGCCACCCTAGAGACGTCGTCGCGCCGCCGCATCGGTGACATTGCCGGTCCTGCCGGGCACAGTTGTCGGCTGACGCGACAATGGCCAGCGCGGGACGCGTGCGCACCGGCGGACGAGAGGCAGGTGATGGTACGGGATCCGCGGGACGGACCGGCGGCACCGGTCCACCACCGGCCGTACCGGCGGCTCGGGCTCGGGATCGCCCTCGCGGCGGTCGTCGTCGCCGTGAGCTGGACGCTGGTCGTCGATCCCGACGTCACCCCCGCCGAGGAACGGCTGTTCCGCGCCGTCAACACCGCGCCGGACGTGCTCTGGCCGCTTGTGTGGCCACCGATGCAGCTCGGGACCATCGCGGCGCCCGCGGTCGTCGCCACCGCTGCGGCGGCCGCGCTGCGGCGCTGGCGAGCTCCGACGGCCACACTGATCGCCGGGTACCTGTCGTGGGCGGCGGCGCAGGCCGTCAAGGCCCTCGCCGCGCGCGACCGGCCGGACGCGCTGCTGTCGGGGGTCGTGCTGCGGGAGGGCGCACAGGGCCTTGGTTTCGTCTCGGGCCACGCAGCGATAGCCACCGCGTTGGCCACGACGCTCTGGCCCTACCTCTCGACCCGCGGCAGGATCCTGTCGCTGGTCCTGGTCGCCGCCGTCGGGTTCGGGCGCATCTACGCCGGGGCGCACCTCCCGCTGGACGTCGTCGGCGGCATCGCCATCGGCGCGCTCGTCGGCATCGCGGTCAACGCGCTCGTCGGTGTGCCGTCCGACCGCCTCGTGCACCCGCACGGCCGACCGACGGCGGACAGCGACGTCTGAGGTGCGCGAACGGCCCTGAGCTCGCGCTGACGGCCTGGGGGGGCGTTCCACCTCCAGTCGGAGCGCCACGCCCGGTAGCGGTCGATGAGAGTGGTGGTCGAGCTGTCATGCGGGGCGGTCGAGCCGTCGATGAGCTCGTCGGCGATGACACCGGCGAGGAGCTTGCCGAGCTCGACGCCCCACTGGTCGAACGAGTTGATCTGCCAGACAGTTCCCTGCGTGAACACCTTGTGCTCGTAGCACGCGATCAGCTGTCCCAGC of Euzebyales bacterium contains these proteins:
- a CDS encoding PLD nuclease N-terminal domain-containing protein, encoding MSERTGALTSWGIVLPRGKRGWQDRTSRQRVGIVIRACLQTGLLIVAMRDLVRRPSDEVRGGNKWLWALAIAVNYLGIGPIVYLVGGRVPHEG
- a CDS encoding ABC transporter substrate-binding protein, giving the protein MRRLVIVVLAIACVAGCTDTASRPVVTPSREPGGSIVVASFDFTESRLVSEIYAQALDAWGYPTERLPGGAPRELIEPALEQGLVDLVPEYAGTALQFLTGDPMLASADPAVTHRRLRAAFAERGVAVLAAAPAQNQNALAVLPETAARHRLSTVSDLRPVASTMVLGGPPECPTRPLCMVGYADVYGLRFQRFTPLDVGGPLTLAALESGEIDVAVLFTGERSVIGPDVVFLADDRGLQPAENLTPVLRQDVLEAFGPQLRGRLDRLTRQLTTADLAGLVRAIDVHREDPADLARRWLAHAGLASTPSP
- a CDS encoding YbhN family protein, translating into MRDDAAAVDRVDDPDRTAAPPTAGHRAADRRRWRIPSWARTLASAAVVVAIVWASRTLVDWSQVWAAIVDMTWLELLTLSVAAAWNIATYLFVMMAAMPGLTYRDAFIVGQSSTAVAATLPAGSALGVGMTYAMYSSLGHSGAEIGLATVLTGIWNNFVKLGLPVVALAILALMGDSTTAELIAAAAGLGTLALAVTVFALVLRSDRLATRVGDRMQRLARPLLRALRRDQGAPWSDTFVQFRHQTIGLLRHRWHVLTLATVVSHLSLYIVLLLALRHMDVSDAMVGWAQVLSVFALTRLVTALPVTPGGLGVVELALTAGLVVAGGPEAPVVAAVLIYRVLTLFVQVPIGVACYVWWRAGPGRPVRGRDVVASAGEGP
- a CDS encoding phosphatase PAP2 family protein, encoding MVRDPRDGPAAPVHHRPYRRLGLGIALAAVVVAVSWTLVVDPDVTPAEERLFRAVNTAPDVLWPLVWPPMQLGTIAAPAVVATAAAAALRRWRAPTATLIAGYLSWAAAQAVKALAARDRPDALLSGVVLREGAQGLGFVSGHAAIATALATTLWPYLSTRGRILSLVLVAAVGFGRIYAGAHLPLDVVGGIAIGALVGIAVNALVGVPSDRLVHPHGRPTADSDV